One segment of Arcanobacterium phocae DNA contains the following:
- the ychF gene encoding redox-regulated ATPase YchF yields the protein MALTIGIAGLPNVGKSTLFNALTRANVLAANYPFATIEPNVGIVPLPDPRLNTLAEIFESQKILPATVSFVDIAGIVRGASEGEGLGNQFLANIREADAICQVTRAFADPDVTHVDGRVDPASDIDTITTELVLADIQTLEKQLPRLQKELTNRKVSKETVETAQAALAILEEGKTLYAAGGDLDPDILKTFHLMTNKPFIYVFNTDEEGLANTEMQDKLRELVAPAEAIFLDAKFEAELIELDEDEAREMLESTGQDEAGLDKLARVGFDTLGLQTYLTAGPKEARAWTIRKGWTAPQAAGVIHTDFERGFIKAQVVSFEDLVEYGSMQEAKAHGKVRMEGKEYVMNDGDVVEFMFNV from the coding sequence GTGGCTTTAACAATCGGAATTGCAGGACTGCCCAACGTCGGCAAGTCAACCTTATTCAACGCACTTACCCGCGCAAACGTACTCGCGGCAAACTACCCGTTCGCAACCATCGAACCGAACGTCGGTATCGTGCCGCTTCCAGACCCGCGCCTCAACACGCTCGCAGAAATTTTCGAATCCCAAAAGATTCTCCCTGCAACCGTCTCATTCGTAGACATCGCAGGAATCGTGCGTGGTGCGTCCGAAGGCGAAGGCCTGGGCAACCAGTTCCTCGCAAACATTCGTGAAGCCGACGCGATCTGCCAAGTCACCCGTGCATTCGCAGACCCAGACGTCACCCACGTCGATGGCCGCGTCGATCCTGCATCTGACATTGACACCATCACCACCGAACTTGTCCTTGCCGATATTCAGACTCTTGAAAAGCAACTACCACGCCTGCAAAAAGAGCTGACAAACCGCAAGGTGTCAAAGGAAACCGTGGAAACCGCACAAGCCGCGCTCGCTATCCTAGAAGAAGGCAAAACCCTGTATGCGGCCGGTGGCGATTTAGACCCGGACATTCTCAAGACCTTCCATCTCATGACGAACAAGCCATTCATCTACGTGTTCAACACAGACGAAGAAGGCCTGGCAAACACCGAGATGCAAGACAAGCTCCGTGAACTCGTGGCACCAGCCGAAGCGATCTTCCTCGACGCCAAGTTTGAGGCCGAACTTATCGAGTTGGATGAAGACGAAGCCCGTGAAATGCTTGAATCAACAGGACAAGATGAAGCTGGTTTGGACAAGCTTGCGCGCGTTGGTTTCGACACCCTCGGCTTGCAGACTTATTTGACCGCCGGGCCAAAAGAAGCCCGCGCATGGACGATCCGCAAGGGGTGGACCGCACCACAGGCGGCCGGTGTGATTCACACCGATTTCGAACGCGGATTCATTAAGGCCCAGGTTGTTTCGTTCGAGGACCTCGTGGAATATGGCTCGATGCAAGAAGCTAAAGCCCACGGCAAGGTTCGCATGGAAGGCAAAGAATACGTGATGAATGACGGTGACGTCGTGGAGTTCATGTTTAACGTGTGA
- a CDS encoding GNAT family N-acetyltransferase — MEQKQAIFSDSDTFSGDEIQQLYDSVGWSSYTQQLEVLLAGLRQSTRVVTARQNGKLIGLCRLMSDGATIVYIQDILVSPEFQRTSVGSRLLMLALEPYSGVRQKVLLTDNEEQQRAFYMKHGFTEIQDYSSSELRAFVQIHGV, encoded by the coding sequence ATGGAACAAAAGCAGGCAATATTTTCCGACTCAGATACGTTTTCTGGTGATGAGATCCAGCAGTTATATGATTCTGTAGGATGGAGCTCCTATACTCAGCAACTTGAAGTTCTCCTTGCTGGGTTACGGCAATCAACACGTGTGGTGACGGCACGCCAGAACGGTAAATTAATCGGCCTGTGTCGGCTGATGTCTGATGGTGCCACAATTGTTTATATCCAAGACATCCTGGTCTCTCCCGAGTTTCAGCGGACGAGTGTTGGAAGTAGGCTATTGATGCTGGCGCTTGAACCGTATTCGGGTGTTCGCCAAAAAGTGTTACTCACTGACAATGAGGAGCAGCAACGAGCCTTTTATATGAAGCATGGTTTCACCGAAATTCAAGATTATTCTAGTTCAGAGTTACGAGCTTTCGTGCAGATTCATGGTGTCTAA
- a CDS encoding GNAT family N-acetyltransferase: MVFVRKFVQADAPAILAAFHSDPDMKRQGNVSTLEEARRYIRQFTDSDSMDAWVVDCDGRAVGLVGVSFDRENRNGWFFYWMSAEYRGRGWTSIAARTIANWALSEGGMERLELGYRVNNPQSAFVAHAAGFIREGLERSKFFSKWSAYRC, from the coding sequence ATGGTTTTCGTAAGAAAATTTGTACAAGCGGATGCGCCTGCAATCCTCGCTGCTTTCCACTCAGATCCTGATATGAAACGCCAAGGAAATGTCTCGACGCTTGAGGAAGCCCGCAGATATATTCGGCAGTTTACTGATTCTGATTCGATGGATGCTTGGGTGGTTGATTGTGATGGGCGCGCTGTTGGTCTTGTCGGAGTATCGTTTGATAGAGAAAACCGCAATGGCTGGTTTTTCTATTGGATGTCTGCGGAGTATCGCGGACGAGGATGGACGTCGATCGCAGCTCGAACGATTGCTAATTGGGCATTGTCTGAGGGCGGTATGGAACGCTTAGAGTTAGGGTATCGAGTTAATAATCCGCAGTCTGCCTTTGTTGCTCATGCGGCCGGATTTATTCGTGAAGGTTTAGAACGCTCAAAATTTTTTAGTAAATGGAGTGCGTATCGATGTTGA
- a CDS encoding GNAT family N-acetyltransferase: MIRLHTPTYNELEYRQRWLHNPDMMSYNAGRQIPYPGYDNATGCIDWPEHEWTQFLNDYCSDVVQAGYFYLVQISTDQFVGHAHYRIIDREAQIGINIVPNMRNQGLATLALQLLLQHIESMTQATVAVNEFEKSRIGAVRLHRKLGFVPQTSAENSSNHPTTGEPIVRWVYQFPQRA, encoded by the coding sequence GTGATTCGATTGCATACTCCCACCTACAACGAACTCGAATACCGCCAACGATGGCTACACAATCCAGACATGATGTCATACAACGCCGGGCGGCAGATTCCTTACCCTGGATACGATAACGCCACCGGATGTATCGACTGGCCCGAACACGAATGGACGCAATTCCTTAACGATTACTGTTCGGATGTTGTCCAAGCTGGCTATTTTTATCTCGTACAAATATCAACGGACCAATTTGTCGGTCACGCTCATTACCGAATTATCGACCGTGAGGCCCAAATAGGAATCAATATTGTTCCGAACATGCGTAACCAAGGACTCGCAACTCTGGCGTTACAACTCTTACTACAACATATCGAATCCATGACACAGGCAACCGTTGCAGTTAACGAATTTGAAAAATCGCGTATAGGTGCTGTTCGGCTTCATCGCAAACTTGGGTTTGTGCCACAGACTTCCGCTGAAAATTCCAGCAACCACCCGACTACCGGCGAGCCAATCGTGCGCTGGGTGTATCAGTTTCCACAGCGGGCTTGA
- a CDS encoding GNAT family N-acetyltransferase, translating into MSALFLRPLGPDDEVQALEANAEFAGSGFDFLLKCDDETWSHYLARIADERAGVNLPQGRVPATFFGAFVEDTLVGRVSIRHALNDYLLQYGGHIGYGVRPEYRRRGYATEILCQAVRYANNLGIDPVLVTCAQTNIGSRKTIESCDGVLENTVSNSGIITRRYWIAG; encoded by the coding sequence ATGTCAGCCTTATTTTTACGCCCGCTTGGCCCTGATGATGAAGTTCAGGCGTTAGAAGCAAACGCAGAGTTCGCTGGCAGCGGTTTCGATTTCTTACTGAAGTGTGATGATGAGACGTGGTCGCACTATTTGGCTCGGATTGCAGATGAGCGTGCCGGAGTGAATCTTCCCCAAGGGCGGGTTCCCGCAACATTTTTCGGTGCTTTTGTAGAGGATACCCTTGTTGGGCGCGTGAGTATTCGGCATGCGCTTAATGACTATTTGCTCCAGTATGGCGGACATATTGGCTACGGGGTGCGCCCCGAGTATCGGCGCCGTGGATATGCGACTGAGATTTTGTGCCAGGCTGTTAGGTATGCGAACAATCTAGGCATCGATCCGGTGCTTGTGACGTGCGCTCAAACCAATATCGGTTCCCGAAAAACGATCGAGTCATGCGACGGAGTGCTAGAAAATACGGTATCAAATTCGGGCATAATAACTCGACGATATTGGATTGCGGGATAG